CCCAAATCCTTTGCATTATCGTGTTACCTCTAAGAAGATTTCTTCTAAACTCAAGCCTTCATACTGTGCTTTGAGTGCATCTAAGGTTCCAGTGTATAAAATGTGTCCATGATTGATAATGATGATGGCATCACATAACTTCTCGGCAACTTCCAAAACGTGGGTAGAAAATAACACGCACTTATCTTGTGAAGCATGTTCTTTCATAATCTTTTTCAAATCAAACGCTGCTTGTGGATCAAGTCCAGTCAATGGTTCATCGAGAATAAAGATATCTGGATTATGAAGCAATACGCCAATAATCTTAATTTTTTGACGCATACCGTGTGAATAAGATTGAATTTTATCATTCAAAGACTGTTCAAGTTTGAACATCGATGAGTATCGTTCAATACGTTCTTGACGAAGGGTTGTATCCACTTCATAAATATCCCCAATAAAGTTTAGGTATTCAATCCCTTTAAGCTTTAAAAAGGTGTTTGGATCATCTGATACAAAACCAAATTGTTTTTTTGCATTAATCGCATCGTTTACGATGTCATAACCATTCACCAAAATCGACCCAGCATCCGGTTTTAATTGACCTGTAATCATCTTCAGTGTTGTTGTTTTTCCTGCACCATTGGGTCCAATAAAACCAACAATGGAATTCTTTTCAATATTCATATTAATTGAGTCTACAGCTTGAAAACCAGAAAAAGCCTTTGACACATTATTCAAGTTAATCATATTCATTCTCCCTTATTGTATTACTACATTAGTACAATACCATAATTATCACTACCATGCAATATTAATTGATGATAAATGAATGCATAAAAAAACATGAATTACATCCATGTTATTTTTCGCTCGGTCTTATTAAGGATACGGCTAATATTTTCTTTGTGCCTATAAATCACAATCAATGTGATGATTGTGAATGCAATTGAAACTTGAATGTTTGACTGGGTCACATATAATAGGACTGTCGCACAAGCCAATGCAATCATAGAAGAAAACGAAACCATTTTTGAAAGAAAGAGTAATACGAAGAAGATGCCAAGAGGGATTATAAAGTCAAACACATAATTTTGTGTTAGAAAAATAGAGATCCCAATTAGAAAACCAAACGCTGTCGAAACTGCTTTACCACCCTTGAAATTCGCAAATACAGGGAAACAATGTCCCAATGTTGTAAAAAAGCCTGCGTAGATGATGGCTTCTTTTGAGAAAAAAGAAACAATCAGCATGGCAATAACACCCTTCAATACATCAAATAAAATAACAGATACTCCAGCCTTTGCGCCTAACGTACGCCCAGCATTGGTTCCACCTAAGTTACCAGAACCATGTTGACGAATATCCGTCTTATAAAACACTTTACCAATGACTAACGCAAATGGAATTGAACCAAATAAATACCCCAAAATGCTTGCTAATACAATGTTCATTTAACCACCTCAACTATAAGTACGTTGTTATTTTACCATAAATGTTGAAATTATTGATTTATTCTTCTTCTAAAATCGTTTAAAATGGTATAATACCTTAGATGAAGGGAGTTGTTTATTTTGAATGAACAGACATACTCTGCTTCCAGTATTGAAATTTTGGAAGGATTAGAGGCAGTTCGAAAACGCCCAGGTATGTATATCGGGTCAACAGATCAACGCGGATTACATCACTTGGTTTGGGAAATTGTAGATAATGCAATCGATGAAGCGTTGAACGGTTATGGGAAATCAATTCGAATTGTCATTGAAGATGATTTAACATTATCAGTTAGAGATGAAGGACGGGGAATGCCTGTAGGGAAACACCAAAGTGGTATTTCAGCTTTACAGGTTATTTTTACGGTCTTGCATGCTGGGGGCAAGTTTTCAGAAGCAGGCGGATATAAGACCAGTGGTGGTCTACACGGTGTTGGTGCTTCTGTTGTAAATGCTTTAAGCAAATGGCTTGAAGTGACCGTGTACAATGACGCAACCTATACGATGCGTTTTGAAAATGGCGGTAAAGACATCAGCAAACTCAAAAAATTAGAAGGAAAACAAAAACGCGGGTCGTTAGTTCGTTTTAGAGCAGATGACACGATTTTTAAGAATGCACGATTTAGCTTTGATACCATCAAAGAACGTATTCAAGAATCTGCATTTCTTTTAGAAAATATTGAATTCATCATTGAAGACAAACGTATCAATGAAGTGGTAACCTATCAATACCAAGACGGATTAAAGTCGTTTATGAACTATATTCATGAAGAATCAGAGACCATTGGAAATCCAATCATGATTTCTGGAATGGATCAAGACATCGAAGTGAAAATTGCACTTCAATACAATGAAGGTTACAGTGAAGATGTCTATTCTTATGTTAACTTAGTTCGCACAACGGATGGGGGAAGCCATGTTATTGGATACCGTTCAGGGCTTACGAAAGTAATTAATGAATATGCGCGTAAGTTAAATGTGCTTAAAGAAAAAGATAAAAACTTTGAAGGTGCCGATGTACGTGAAGGATTATCTGCAATCGTGTCCGTTTCAATTCCTGAAAACTTGCTTCAATTTGAAGGACAAACAAAAGGAAAACTAGGAACGCCAATCGCGAAAAATGTCGTTGAAGGAATTATTTTGGATCAGCTTCCAAGTTACTTAGACCTTCATCATGATGAAGCGATGGTTATTTTAGGGAAAATTCAAAAAGCAACCCAAGCACGCCAAGCAGCACGTAAAGCGCGTGACAATGCCCGCAAAGGGAAGAGTAATAAGATTGAAAAACTCTTGTCTGGGAAACTTGCGAATGCTCAGACCAAAAATAAAGCAAAAAACGAGTTGTTTTTAGTCGAAGGGGATTCTGCGGGTGGAAGTGCGAAACAAGGGAGAGATTCTAAGTTTCAAGCCATTTTACCACTGCGTGGTAAGGTATTAAATACCCAAAAGGCCAAACTTGAAGACATTGTGAAGAATGAAGAACTCAATACAATTATTCATTGTATTGGTGCGGGTTTTGGTTCGGATTTTGATGCCGACGATTCAAACTATAATAAAGTGATTATTATGACCGATGCGGATACTGATGGTGCCCATATTCAAGTACTACTTCTAACTTTCTTCTTCAGACATATGCGTCCACTGATTGAACAAGGGTATGTATACATTGCCCAACCTCCATTGTATCTTGCAAAATCGGGGAAAAACGTTCAATATTGCTATTCTGATGATGAACTGGATGCATTTAGAGAAAAATATGGTTCAATTGATATCCAACGCTATAAAGGGCTTGGTGAAATGAATGCAGATCAATTGTGGGACACCACAATGAATCCAGAAACACGTCAATTGATTCAAATTCAAGTTGAAGACGCATTTAAAGCAGATCGCCGCGTGAATGTTCTTATGGGAGATAAGGTAGATGTTCGCCGGGAGTGGATTGAAGAAAATGTTGCATTTACATTAGAGGAGGCAATTCATGAGTCATGATATTTTGAAAATGCCTCTTGAAGATGTAGTTGGTGATCGGTTTGGTCGCTATTCGAAATATATTATTCAAGAGCGTGCATTACCCGATGTGAGAGATGGGTTAAAACCCGTTCAACGCCGGATTTTATATGCCATGCATACTGAAAAGAACACCCATGATAAAGGGTATCGTAAGTCTGCGAAAACAGTCGGACTTGTTATTGGTAACTACCACCCACACGGTGATAGTTCGGTTTATGATGCAATGGTTCGTTTGTCACAACCTTGGAAAATGAACATGCCTTTAGTTGACATGCAAGGTAATAACGGGTCGATTGATGATGACCCTGCTGCTGCGATGCGATATACAGAGGCACGTCTTTCAAAGCTCTCCTCAAAACTCTTGGAGAACATTGGCGAAGAGGTAGTGCCATTTGTTCTTAACTTTGATGATACAACTCAAGAACCCGTTGTTTTACCTGCGCGCTATCCAAATTTATTGGTTAATGGAGCGACAGGAATTGCAGCAGGATATGCAACCAATATTCCACCGTTTAATTTAGGAGAAATCCTGGATGCAACCACGTATCTTCTTCAAAATGACGAAGCGTCCATCGAAGAACTCATGACATTTATTAAAGGTCCTGATTTTCCAACCGGTGGAATTGTTCAAGGGGAACAAGGCATTAAGGATATTCTAAATACAGGACGTGGTCGTGTAGTTGTTCGTGCCAAAACAGAAATTATTCGCAAAAAAACATTGGCTCAAATTGTTGTTACAGAGCTTCCATATGAAGTGATTAAGTCAAATGTAGTTCGTAAGATTGATGAATTAAGATATGCCAAAGCATCCGAAGGATTAGGGGATGTGATGGATGTTCGCGATGAGTCCGATCGTAATGGACTTAGAATTGTGATTGATTGTCGCCCAGACAGTGATGTTGAAAGCATTCTCAATCTTTTCTTCAAACATACTGAGCTTCAAGTCTATTACAATGCAAATATGGTTTCAATCATTAACAAACGCCCGCAACTCACCGGTGTGATTCCGATGTTGAAGGCTTATATTGAATTTAGAAAAGAAGTTGTATTAAATCGTTCCCGTTATCGGTATGAGCAAAAAGAAAAACGCCTTCATATTATTGAAGGGTTAATTAAAGCAACATCAATCCTTGATGAAATCATTCGCATCATTCGTGCTTCAAAGAATCGGGCAGATTCACGCGATAACATCATGAATGAATTTGGATTCTCACACGCTCAAGCAAGTGCAATTGTTGACTTGCAACTCTATCGATTGTCTTCAACAGATGTTGTGGCCCTTCGTGATGAGTTTGCAAAACTGGCCAACGAACTGGAAGAACTGAACCTTATCATCAACAATGATTCAATGCTCAGTCTTTTAGTACGAAGAGAACTTCTTGAAATTAAAGATGAATTCTCAATTGAACGAAAAACACGCATTGAAGCGAAGGTGAGTGAACTTGAAATTGACCATATGAGCTTAATTTCAAATGAAGATGTTATGATTACAGTGTCACACTTAGGTTATATTAAAAAAGTCAGCATGCGCTCTTACAATTCAAGTCAAACCGATGTGATTAGTTTAAGTGATAGTGATTATCCAATTGTGAGTGCTCAAGTACAAACACTCGATCAACTGGTATTTATCACAAGTAAAGGTCGTTATGGGTACATATTAGTTCACGAACTTGAAGAATCAAAATGGCGTGATATTGGTCCGCACATGAACAAATACATGCGAATGGATTCAGACGAAAGAATTGTCAGTGCCTTTACCGTTAAAGACTTTAACACCAACATGTTTGTTGTGACGGTAAGTTCAAATGGAATGATTAAAAAGAGTGGTGTACCTGATCTTGAAGTGAAGCGTTCTGGTAAACTGTATGACATCATGAAACTTGATAAAGGCGCAGATTTAGTTGGGGCATACATTAGTAATGAAGATGATCATCTTTTGATGGTTTCAAATGATGGCCAAATTATGCGTTTAGATCTCACTGAAATCAATCCAATTGGACTCAAAGGAAAAGGGGTTATTGGGATGAAATTACGTAAGGGAGATGCTGTGAAAAGTGCAGCCATCTTACATGATGAATCTGAAGCAGTGGTAAGAACCCATCGTTGTTATTTCAAACGAATCAAAGCAGCCGATATCCCTGTCATGAATCGTGCAACATTGGGCGTCTTGGTCGCACGTAAAGTGAAAACAAACCCACATTATGTTACCGATATTGTGGTAGGTAACATTTATGATACAATCACAATTTATCATGAAAAGGTTGATTTTATTGAAATCAAGTCTGTTCCAATTATGGACTTTGATGCATCTTATTCACAAGTCACAAAGCTTGAAAACCTTGAGATAGTGCGTAAATGTATTGATGTTCCACTGGTTGAACATCATACAACACACGCAAGACATGTGGATGAACCTTTAAAATTAGACCTGTAATTTGATATAATAAACCTAGCAAAAAGCATTGAATGGATCAAATCATACTTTTTTGCATGAAAATAAACCCAAAGGAGAACTATGAGTAAATGTAAAGGATGTGGCATTACGCTACAAAATACACATGACAATGAACCCGGTTATACGAAAAACCTTGACAACGAGTATTGCCAGTCATGCTTTCGATTGAGACATTATCGCGATTTTCGTCGTGTTAAACAAGCAGTAAATGATGGTGAAACACTGTCCTTTATTGAATCATTTGATGGTACGATACTGTGGATTGTTGATGTGACGAAACTCAACCAATCCATGCACAGTGGATTGCTGCGCGCAATGATTGGAAAACGCGTGTTAATGGTGGTGAATAAACGCGATGTCTTACCGCGCTCCATCAATGAACACTCGATCAAACGCTCCATTATGTCAATGTTAAAAGGAATTCCTTTATCTTTAATGGATATTGTCTTTGTTTCAGCAATGCAACGAAGAACACTGGATACCCTTCTACCATACTTAGAAGATGACCGTTGTGCCTTTGTAGGGAATGTAAATGCTGGAAAATCATCCTTGCTAAATGCTCTAATGAAGCGTGATCAATTGTCAGTGTCACCCGTCGCATCGACAACAGCAGATGTCATCCACATTGAACATGAAGTGTACGATATTTACGATACTCCAGGTCTCAATGCAGAATCTAATCTTTTGTCGAAGTTTTCAGATGAAGGATTGGTGCTTCTCTCTCCGAAAAAGACAATCAAACCCCATGTCTTCCAAATCTATGAGAAACAAGCCTTAGTATTTGGTAATTTAGGTGCGTTTATTATTGAACCTAAAACATCCGTCAGTGTAATTTCATATTTGCCCATCAAATTAAAGCGTGTCAAACAAGAACGTATCGATGTGAATTTGGGATTAGAACATGAACTTATGATTGAAAACCCTAAGTACCGCAAACACAACTGGCCTGTTAAGGATAAACAGATTGATTTAGAAATATTCGACATTGGGTTTGTAAGTTTCCATGGCGAACTTAAGAGTTTAGAAACTTACTTTGATGAAGATGCTGAAATAGTATACAGAAAGGCACTATTCTAATGCTTACGAATGAACAAAAAAGAAAACTAAGAGCAATTGCTCACCATGAAAAAACAACCGTCTATATTGGAAAAAATGGATTGACTGAAACAGTCTATGAATCTTTTGAAAATTCACTGGTTGCACACAATCTTGTAAAAGTTACCCTACAAAAAACAGCGCCGATTGAAAAAGAAGTCGTTTCAGAAGAACTGACAGAACGCTTTGCTTGCGATCTTGTAAGCAGCGTAGGGCGTGTCCTTGTATTCTATCGTAAAGGACCAAAGGGGCGAATTCTGATTTGAGACAAATACTTTTATTTGGAGGGTCTTTTGATCCCATTCATAATGGACATCTCGAAATAGCACTCAGTGCACTCAAACAAACCAAAGCTGAAGAAGTTTGGTTTGTTTTAGCTGCTTTAAGTCCTTTTAAAGAGGATGCACCTCCCTTTGAAGCACGAGCTTCAATGGTGAAACTTATGATAAATCCCTATAAAAGACTCAAACTTTGTACCATCGAACAGACACTTCCAATTCCATCCTATTCAATCGATACCATTACTGCACTCAAAAAACAACACCCCGAGGTATCCTTCTCATGGCTTATTGGGAGTGATCAAATTCCTGATCTACCAAAGTGGAAAAATTATGAAGCGCTTTGTGAAATGGTGAAATTTGTTGTATATCCAAGACCGAGTCACACCTACCACCATGCGTTTGAAGAAATCAAAGGATTGACCTATGACATCAGCTCAACCGATATTCGAAACGGGCGTTCATTGGATACAAGTCCAAAGATACTGAATGCAATGATGGAGCACGGACTTTACTTAAAACTCATAACACAATCAAAAATGAGTGAGAAGCGATTCAAACATACACTAAGAGTCACGGAGCTTGCACTTGAACTTGCGAAACATCATCACATTGATGAAAACCGCGTGTATCTTGCAAGTATGGTCCATGATTGGTGTAAGGAATGGGATAAAAAAGACTTAGAAATTGAAATGAAAAAGATCAACCCTGACCTCCTGAAACTGCATCCAGCTTTATATCATGGCTTTGCTGCTGCATCGGTTTTATCGAAACATTATTATGTAAGAGATAAACAGGTATTAAATGCAATACGAGGGCATGTCAGTGGTGCAAGCACATCTGACATCGGGATGATATTATATATTGCAGATAAATGTGAACGCGGAAGAGATTATGACTCTGAACCCCTCATTGTGTTAAGCAAAAAGAATTTAAGAGCAGGATTTAAAAAGGTAAAACAAGAAAGTAAACGATATAGAGGACAATAAAATGGAATTATTAGAACTAATTAAAAAAACAATGGAAGATAAAAAAGCACACGACGTTGTGGTTGTTGATTTTAAAAACACCAGCCCAATCTGTGACTATTTTGTAATTTGTGATGCATCAAATGCACGTCAAGTCAATGCAATCTCAGAAGCAATCGATGAAGCAGTATCAAAACAAGGCTATGCTATTCGACGCTCAGACAGCAAGACAGACTCACCATGGATTCTCCTTGATGCAGGCGATGTTGTTGCACATGTCTTTTTAACCGAAGAAAGACAACGTTATAATTTAGAGAAACTTTATGCGGAGTATATCTCACAATGAGACAGTATTATGACAGCTTATTTCAAGATCTAGAAGGGTCTAACATGTATGCAGACTTTGTTAAGAAGCATGGACAAGGATCAACGTTACTTGAGTTTGCCTGTGGTACGGGTGATTTATTGGTCAAATTATCCGATCAATTTGACTGTGTCGGATTGGATCTTGATAAAACAATGATTGATAAAGCCATTGCGAAATATCCACAGTTTGCGTCAAAATTTACGGTAGGTAATTTTTTAACATATCGTGATACCAAGCATTACGATACCTTAATTTGTGTTGGTGATAGCTTGAATTATCTCCATGATGAAGACGAACTCAATCAATTTGTAGAAAGTGCGACGTTTTTTTCAAACTGTATTATTCTTGATATGCATCATCCATATCGACTTGAAGAGTTTGAAGATGGTTATTATGAAGAAGGGGATACTTCAGAATTTCAATACATGTATGTCATTGATTCCGAAGATGATCATTTAATTCATACCATTAATTTTATGGACGGAACCTTTGATCAAGTGCTTCAATGGGTATTTGATCCTGCCATTTTAATCGAAGCATTTCAAGCAAAGGGCTTCACGGTTGAAATTTATACAGATTTTGAAACTAAAGGCATCGAATCAATTGGAGAGAAGGTAATGCTTGTATGCAAAAAATAACGCTGGATTTTCTTGTGATTGCAGCAATGCAAGAAGAAATGCACGCAATCGTATCGCATCTATCAAACCCTAAGACCCTTGATCATACAGGATTTACAGCCGTCAGTGGCGTTGTTGAAGATAAAACGGTTTGCGTTATCTTATCGGGTGTTGGTAAGATTAATGCCGCCATCACGACGACTTACTTTTTGATGACCTATGACGTAAAACATGTCATTAATGTTGGAAGTGCAGGGGGATTGCTTGAATCACAACATGTTGGAGATGTTGTTGTATCAACAAAAGTGCTCAGTCATGATTTTGATATTGGACCCACCACTCCGACAGATATGCGGTTTCAATATCATGCTGACAAAGCATTAATTCAAAATGTAAATGAAGTCTTAGACATGCAAAACAAAACGCACTATATTGGGTTGATTGTATCAGGCGATCAATTTGTAACAAACGACAGTTATGCATATCATCGCATCAAAGATTTATACAGCGAAGCGATTTGTGTTGAAATGGAAGCGACTGCTGTTGGGGCAACGTGTTCACGGTTTAATGTACCCTTTGTGGTAATTCGTGCATTATCTGATGTCCCATTTTATAAAAATAACGAAGAAACCTTTGAGCAATACCTCGTTCATGCCAGTGAATCAAGTGCTCGCATCTGCATTGAAACCATTAAAAAAGCTCGCGTTTAGCGAGCTGAATATGGTCCTGTCCATAGATTGTTCTCAAACAACCATGTTTTCAAATCATTTTGAGAAAACGGTTTGTCTGAAAAATAAGTGAGTGTTGCATTGATTTGAACGGA
This DNA window, taken from Erysipelothrix larvae, encodes the following:
- a CDS encoding YhbY family RNA-binding protein, which codes for MLTNEQKRKLRAIAHHEKTTVYIGKNGLTETVYESFENSLVAHNLVKVTLQKTAPIEKEVVSEELTERFACDLVSSVGRVLVFYRKGPKGRILI
- the nadD gene encoding nicotinate (nicotinamide) nucleotide adenylyltransferase encodes the protein MRQILLFGGSFDPIHNGHLEIALSALKQTKAEEVWFVLAALSPFKEDAPPFEARASMVKLMINPYKRLKLCTIEQTLPIPSYSIDTITALKKQHPEVSFSWLIGSDQIPDLPKWKNYEALCEMVKFVVYPRPSHTYHHAFEEIKGLTYDISSTDIRNGRSLDTSPKILNAMMEHGLYLKLITQSKMSEKRFKHTLRVTELALELAKHHHIDENRVYLASMVHDWCKEWDKKDLEIEMKKINPDLLKLHPALYHGFAAASVLSKHYYVRDKQVLNAIRGHVSGASTSDIGMILYIADKCERGRDYDSEPLIVLSKKNLRAGFKKVKQESKRYRGQ
- the plsY gene encoding glycerol-3-phosphate 1-O-acyltransferase PlsY; the encoded protein is MNIVLASILGYLFGSIPFALVIGKVFYKTDIRQHGSGNLGGTNAGRTLGAKAGVSVILFDVLKGVIAMLIVSFFSKEAIIYAGFFTTLGHCFPVFANFKGGKAVSTAFGFLIGISIFLTQNYVFDFIIPLGIFFVLLFLSKMVSFSSMIALACATVLLYVTQSNIQVSIAFTIITLIVIYRHKENISRILNKTERKITWM
- a CDS encoding ABC transporter ATP-binding protein — its product is MINLNNVSKAFSGFQAVDSINMNIEKNSIVGFIGPNGAGKTTTLKMITGQLKPDAGSILVNGYDIVNDAINAKKQFGFVSDDPNTFLKLKGIEYLNFIGDIYEVDTTLRQERIERYSSMFKLEQSLNDKIQSYSHGMRQKIKIIGVLLHNPDIFILDEPLTGLDPQAAFDLKKIMKEHASQDKCVLFSTHVLEVAEKLCDAIIIINHGHILYTGTLDALKAQYEGLSLEEIFLEVTR
- the rsfS gene encoding ribosome silencing factor, which produces MELLELIKKTMEDKKAHDVVVVDFKNTSPICDYFVICDASNARQVNAISEAIDEAVSKQGYAIRRSDSKTDSPWILLDAGDVVAHVFLTEERQRYNLEKLYAEYISQ
- a CDS encoding 5'-methylthioadenosine/adenosylhomocysteine nucleosidase, with product MQKITLDFLVIAAMQEEMHAIVSHLSNPKTLDHTGFTAVSGVVEDKTVCVILSGVGKINAAITTTYFLMTYDVKHVINVGSAGGLLESQHVGDVVVSTKVLSHDFDIGPTTPTDMRFQYHADKALIQNVNEVLDMQNKTHYIGLIVSGDQFVTNDSYAYHRIKDLYSEAICVEMEATAVGATCSRFNVPFVVIRALSDVPFYKNNEETFEQYLVHASESSARICIETIKKARV
- the parC gene encoding DNA topoisomerase IV subunit A, whose product is MSHDILKMPLEDVVGDRFGRYSKYIIQERALPDVRDGLKPVQRRILYAMHTEKNTHDKGYRKSAKTVGLVIGNYHPHGDSSVYDAMVRLSQPWKMNMPLVDMQGNNGSIDDDPAAAMRYTEARLSKLSSKLLENIGEEVVPFVLNFDDTTQEPVVLPARYPNLLVNGATGIAAGYATNIPPFNLGEILDATTYLLQNDEASIEELMTFIKGPDFPTGGIVQGEQGIKDILNTGRGRVVVRAKTEIIRKKTLAQIVVTELPYEVIKSNVVRKIDELRYAKASEGLGDVMDVRDESDRNGLRIVIDCRPDSDVESILNLFFKHTELQVYYNANMVSIINKRPQLTGVIPMLKAYIEFRKEVVLNRSRYRYEQKEKRLHIIEGLIKATSILDEIIRIIRASKNRADSRDNIMNEFGFSHAQASAIVDLQLYRLSSTDVVALRDEFAKLANELEELNLIINNDSMLSLLVRRELLEIKDEFSIERKTRIEAKVSELEIDHMSLISNEDVMITVSHLGYIKKVSMRSYNSSQTDVISLSDSDYPIVSAQVQTLDQLVFITSKGRYGYILVHELEESKWRDIGPHMNKYMRMDSDERIVSAFTVKDFNTNMFVVTVSSNGMIKKSGVPDLEVKRSGKLYDIMKLDKGADLVGAYISNEDDHLLMVSNDGQIMRLDLTEINPIGLKGKGVIGMKLRKGDAVKSAAILHDESEAVVRTHRCYFKRIKAADIPVMNRATLGVLVARKVKTNPHYVTDIVVGNIYDTITIYHEKVDFIEIKSVPIMDFDASYSQVTKLENLEIVRKCIDVPLVEHHTTHARHVDEPLKLDL
- a CDS encoding class I SAM-dependent methyltransferase, yielding MRQYYDSLFQDLEGSNMYADFVKKHGQGSTLLEFACGTGDLLVKLSDQFDCVGLDLDKTMIDKAIAKYPQFASKFTVGNFLTYRDTKHYDTLICVGDSLNYLHDEDELNQFVESATFFSNCIILDMHHPYRLEEFEDGYYEEGDTSEFQYMYVIDSEDDHLIHTINFMDGTFDQVLQWVFDPAILIEAFQAKGFTVEIYTDFETKGIESIGEKVMLVCKK
- a CDS encoding GTPase; protein product: MSKCKGCGITLQNTHDNEPGYTKNLDNEYCQSCFRLRHYRDFRRVKQAVNDGETLSFIESFDGTILWIVDVTKLNQSMHSGLLRAMIGKRVLMVVNKRDVLPRSINEHSIKRSIMSMLKGIPLSLMDIVFVSAMQRRTLDTLLPYLEDDRCAFVGNVNAGKSSLLNALMKRDQLSVSPVASTTADVIHIEHEVYDIYDTPGLNAESNLLSKFSDEGLVLLSPKKTIKPHVFQIYEKQALVFGNLGAFIIEPKTSVSVISYLPIKLKRVKQERIDVNLGLEHELMIENPKYRKHNWPVKDKQIDLEIFDIGFVSFHGELKSLETYFDEDAEIVYRKALF
- the parE gene encoding DNA topoisomerase IV subunit B translates to MNEQTYSASSIEILEGLEAVRKRPGMYIGSTDQRGLHHLVWEIVDNAIDEALNGYGKSIRIVIEDDLTLSVRDEGRGMPVGKHQSGISALQVIFTVLHAGGKFSEAGGYKTSGGLHGVGASVVNALSKWLEVTVYNDATYTMRFENGGKDISKLKKLEGKQKRGSLVRFRADDTIFKNARFSFDTIKERIQESAFLLENIEFIIEDKRINEVVTYQYQDGLKSFMNYIHEESETIGNPIMISGMDQDIEVKIALQYNEGYSEDVYSYVNLVRTTDGGSHVIGYRSGLTKVINEYARKLNVLKEKDKNFEGADVREGLSAIVSVSIPENLLQFEGQTKGKLGTPIAKNVVEGIILDQLPSYLDLHHDEAMVILGKIQKATQARQAARKARDNARKGKSNKIEKLLSGKLANAQTKNKAKNELFLVEGDSAGGSAKQGRDSKFQAILPLRGKVLNTQKAKLEDIVKNEELNTIIHCIGAGFGSDFDADDSNYNKVIIMTDADTDGAHIQVLLLTFFFRHMRPLIEQGYVYIAQPPLYLAKSGKNVQYCYSDDELDAFREKYGSIDIQRYKGLGEMNADQLWDTTMNPETRQLIQIQVEDAFKADRRVNVLMGDKVDVRREWIEENVAFTLEEAIHES